The Zootoca vivipara chromosome 16, rZooViv1.1, whole genome shotgun sequence genome has a segment encoding these proteins:
- the TPI1 gene encoding triosephosphate isomerase encodes MPRKFFVGGNWKMNGDKKSLGELIQTLNGAKVPADTEVVCGAPSIYLDFARQKLDAKIGLAAQNCYKVPKGAFTGEISPAMIKDVGVNWVILGHSERRHVFGESDELIGQKVAHALAEGLGVIACIGEKLDEREAGITEKVVFQQTKAIADNVKDWSKVVLAYEPVWAIGTGKTATPQQAQEVHEKLRGWLKSNVSDAVSQSTRIIYGGSVTGPTCKELASQHDVDGFLVGGASLKPEFVDIINAKH; translated from the exons ATGCCCAGGAAATTCTTCGTCGGCGGGAACTGGAAGATGAATGGCGACAAGAAGAGCCTTGGGGAACTCATCCAGACTCTCAATGGCGCCAAGGTCCCTGCAGACACCG AGGTCGTTTGTGGTGCCCCCTCCATCTACCTCGACTTTGCCCGCCAGAAGCTCGATGCCAAGATCGGTTTGGCTGCCCAGAATTGTTACAAGGTGCCTAAGGGAGCTTTCACAGGAGAGATCAG CCCAGCCATGATAAAGGATGTTGGCGTCAACTGGGTGATTTTGGGACACTCTGAGAGGAGGCATGTCTTTGGCGAGTCGGATGAG CTCATTGGACAGAAGGTGGCTCACGCCTTGGCTGAGGGTCTGGGCGTCATCGCCTGCATTGGGGAAAAACTGGATGAGCGAGAGGCTGGCATCACCGAGAAAGTGGTATTTCAGCAGACCAAGGCTATTGCTG ATAACGTGAAGGACTGGAGCAAAGTGGTTCTTGCCTATGAGCCAGTTTGGGCCATTGGAACTGGTAAAACTGCAACTCCTCAGCAG GCTCAGGAGGTTCACGAGAAGTTGAGGGGCTGGCTGAAGAGTAATGTGTCTGATGCTGTTTCACAGTCGACTCGGATAATCTACGGAG GTTCCGTCACTGGCCCCACCTGCAAAGAACTGGCCTCTCAGCACGACGTGGACGGCTTCCTCGTTGGGGGGGCTTCCCTCAAACCCGAATTCGTGGACATCATCAACGCGAAACACTGA